From the Nodularia sphaerocarpa UHCC 0038 genome, the window CACGATAGGGACTAATTTCGGTGGGACGGCGACCTAATTCTAACCAACTTGGTGGGACTGTATCCGCATTTTGACAAATTACTGGTAACAAAGAGGCACAGGGATATTTATCCTCCAGTCCATGCAGTTTTAATCTTGCTTCTTTTGCTGCTTGATATAAGGGTTTGCCATCATGAGCATAAGCCACCAAAAAATGCTTTAAAAATACCTGTGCCACTTCATCTGGCACTTGTTCCCTCATTACAATAATTTGGGGAATCTGTAGCGCTCCTAACTCAGATCCTAATCCCAACCCATCACAGGAATTGAAAATTGCCACAGCTAACCCGTTGCTGCTAGCTTTTTTTAAGCCATATTTGAGGTCATCAGTAGTTAAGCTTTCCTGATTCTCATTAATGTATATTCGACCACTATCTCCTACAGTCTGGCTATGACCTGCAAAAAACAGAATATCCCAAGATTTCTCCCACAAGGAATCGTTGATTTCGTGACGTTGGGGCTGCACCAGAAAAGTTACATCGGCATCCGGTAAACTGTTGAGCAACTTTCGGTCTGTTTCGATATCAATACCAGTACTGTTGCCCAAAATCGCTAGAATTTTGACTTGATCTCTTTTGGTAGGAGTTTTCGCTGTGATGGTTTTTTGATAATCGGTTGCACTCAAAGCTAGTTCGGCATTGGGATATTCTTCCACCAAATCCCAAAGATGCCAAGGTATTTGTCGCAACTGTTGACTAGATGTGCGAATTAGCACCCGCACCAATTCTTTTTCTTGTAATTCCTTTAACCAACTCTCCCGGATGGGGCGAAAAGACTCCGAAAGCAGCCAGTTATTCAGTCGTTTTTGTAACTCCTTAGCGGAATTTTTACAATCTTCGTACTTTTGGGTAATGGAACCATCGTAGGTAATTCCTACAGGTTTGATACCGCGAGTATAACTTCCCAAACTACGGTAGTGCGATCGCCACTGGTCAATTTTCGTTTGTAATTCTGTAACTGGTGGTAGATTACCAGTGACTTCTTTATGGGGGCTAATACCTTCATTCGCAATTGAAAGCGTTACCCGTACACCTTGCTGTAAATCGCCATCTAGCTTTAGAAGCACTAATTTTGTCATTGGCGGTATCAAAATTGAGTAGATAATCTATAAATTACATTTCCTCCAATGGAGATTTCGTATATGCTCTGCTATGTAGTTAAGTTTAAACAGCTATGGCAAATCTGTGCAGGTCTAAAAAGAAGATTAGAGGTTGGAAGAAACGGATTAGACAAATTGAAAAATGGAAACAGCGAAATTTCAACGTGGATTTGAGTAATTCTAACTATGATTATGTCAAAATCTGGATTCATCCTTGGTCAAGTCTTGCAAAACCATCACCGCCATTGTGGTACAGACGGTTAATCTTGTCAGCGATGTTTGAAATTTACCACAATTGGAAACATCAACTTATTGAAAGAGGAGAGCCTTTTTACTGAAAAATTTGGTTGTTTCATCCACGATTTTCTCATTCACAAGTCGTTGCGGGAATAGGTGAACGAATTGATTGGTACGAAAATGTTTTTCCTATCCCAGAAAATCAATACGAACCATTTCCCTATCAAGAGTATGGTTCAAATCACTACAATCTGCATGATCTAACATGGGAATTACGTATACATGATTTTGTGCCGTATGAAAAAATGGATGAATTAACACCCCAAGATGTAGAAGTTCTTCAAAAAACAGCTTACCACATAACTCAAACATCTGACTGTGATACTTTGTAAGCAGTCTGGCTTGGCTCAGTCTGGGTTGGTTCATATCAAGGGTAAAGTTCACCCATCTGTTATCTCATCCAATATGAGGTAAATTTACTCAAAAATTGTATTCACTTCAGATCACAAAATTCTCTATCACACTGATATCTTCTAAAGCTATCTTGACGCTGAAATTATCTCCTACAATAGCGTTAAACTCCAATGAAATTTTTTTGTTATCATTTTTAGCTTTAGCTTCCATGACAGCAGTTGCCTCTTCATCTAAAATCATCACATGAAGAGAGGATGGCAAGTAATCTTGACCATTTGTTGGTTGTAACTCCACAATAATTTTCATCTCGTCGAAGTTGCTTTCATCACGGCTGACTTTAACAACTATCCCTACGGATGCCTTGTTGGCTGTTATCCCCAAATCAATCAATTTAGCCCGCTCAACATAGTTTTGAAACCCGGATTCAGCGCTTCTAAATTGCCAAGCTGGTTCAGTTAAGAATATAGATTCAATTGTTGACCAGCCAGATTCAAAAATATTCTCAAACCATCTTTTTAAGTTGACAACATTTTGACTAGATAAGCCCAAATTTTGACTCTTATATTTAGTTGTTTGTAATTCTAGACATTCTAAATAATCCAGTAAATTTTCTAGAGGTTGTAGTTGGTTGATAGGTAAGTTATCAATTGATACCTCTTTGACAAATCCTAACAATTTGGCTGATTGTAAAGATTCACTTATTTGCACAGCTACATAGCCAATCCGGTTT encodes:
- a CDS encoding DUF1822 family protein; protein product: MNNMATISTFTGPISTVARRLAEKWSRQQATPEKSQQVLLNTLSVSFVNFYLECIGFETDLEASDSWNVVQQTLMDVADLLIKNIGKLECRPVLENAQFVYVPPEVQSNRIGYVAVQISESLQSAKLLGFVKEVSIDNLPINQLQPLENLLDYLECLELQTTKYKSQNLGLSSQNVVNLKRWFENIFESGWSTIESIFLTEPAWQFRSAESGFQNYVERAKLIDLGITANKASVGIVVKVSRDESNFDEMKIIVELQPTNGQDYLPSSLHVMILDEEATAVMEAKAKNDNKKISLEFNAIVGDNFSVKIALEDISVIENFVI